A genome region from Campylobacter concisus includes the following:
- the coaE gene encoding dephospho-CoA kinase (Dephospho-CoA kinase (CoaE) performs the final step in coenzyme A biosynthesis.) has translation MQKFPNAYVVTGSIASGKSTAINLLKKRGFSVIDADVIAHEQLEICKCEIVEFFGEQILDEVGKIDRQKLGAIVFNDPKKLKILEQILHPKIKEEILSRATNLECLGQVYFVDIPLFFEKEDRYAEFKNIAVIYAPKELLLSRLMSRNGLSLEDAKARVELQMDIEQKRKRANFIIDNSDDKKNLEQELEKFLRQICG, from the coding sequence TTGCAGAAATTTCCAAACGCTTATGTCGTCACAGGCTCGATCGCTAGCGGTAAAAGCACGGCTATAAATTTGCTAAAAAAACGAGGCTTTAGTGTGATTGATGCGGACGTGATCGCTCATGAACAGCTTGAAATTTGTAAATGTGAGATAGTAGAATTTTTTGGCGAGCAAATTTTAGACGAAGTTGGCAAGATCGATCGTCAAAAACTTGGTGCCATTGTTTTTAATGATCCAAAAAAATTAAAAATTTTAGAGCAAATTTTGCATCCAAAGATAAAGGAAGAAATTTTATCTCGTGCTACGAATCTTGAGTGCTTGGGGCAGGTTTATTTTGTCGATATTCCTTTGTTTTTTGAAAAAGAGGATCGATACGCTGAGTTTAAAAATATAGCTGTGATCTATGCGCCAAAAGAGCTTTTGCTAAGCCGCTTAATGAGCCGAAATGGTCTAAGTTTAGAGGACGCAAAAGCAAGAGTGGAGCTTCAGATGGATATCGAGCAAAAGCGAAAAAGGGCAAATTTTATCATAGATAATAGTGATGATAAAAAAAATTTAGAGCAAGAACTAGAGAAATTTCTAAGGCAAATTTGCGGCTAG